A window from Triticum aestivum cultivar Chinese Spring chromosome 6D, IWGSC CS RefSeq v2.1, whole genome shotgun sequence encodes these proteins:
- the LOC123143526 gene encoding uncharacterized protein isoform X1, which produces MRWPWSPPGGYWLEGEEVHQQLDQDYMREAMVDDSLPFQCLGAPSSCFTPPENAGISYLGWCCTAWLSSKFNGDGNCQFWASSVQFYRTPEHRIFVWQQLVKQLGSHWLIMRYILDMSLWITENILRRCQSQCLLLFTIYLPVNIYQLEWKDELSLHFYAYY; this is translated from the exons ATGCGGTGGCCATG GTCGCCGCCTGGTGGGTACTGGCTCGAAGGTGAAGAGGTACACCAGCAGTTGGATCAAGACTATATGAG GGAAGCCATGGTTGATGATTCCTTGCCTTTCCAGTGCTTGGGCGCACCTAGCAGCTGCTTCACGCCTCCTGAGAATGCCGGT ATCTCTTACTTAGGTTGGTGCTGTACGGCTTGGTTGAGCTCAAAATTCAATGGAGACGGCAATTGTCAG TTTTGGGCGTCGTCTGTTCAATTTTACCGAACTCCTGAACACCGTATATTTGTATGGCAACAGCTGGTGAAGCAG CTTGGATCTCATTGGCTCATCATGAGGTATATACTGGATATGTCCCTATGGATTACAGAGAATATCTTAAGAAGATGCCAAAGTCAGTGCCTGCTCCTTTTCACTATTTATTTACCAGTAAATATTTATCAATTAGAGTGGAAGGATGAACTGTCCTTACATTTCTATGCTTATTACTGA
- the LOC123143526 gene encoding uncharacterized protein isoform X2 has protein sequence MRWPWSPPGGYWLEGEEVHQQLDQDYMREAMVDDSLPFQCLGAPSSCFTPPENAGISYLGWCCTAWLSSKFNGDGNCQFWASSVQFYRTPEHRIFVWQQLVKQLGSHWLIMRYILDMSLWITENILRRCQKMDSEVIMLHCRLPRTW, from the exons ATGCGGTGGCCATG GTCGCCGCCTGGTGGGTACTGGCTCGAAGGTGAAGAGGTACACCAGCAGTTGGATCAAGACTATATGAG GGAAGCCATGGTTGATGATTCCTTGCCTTTCCAGTGCTTGGGCGCACCTAGCAGCTGCTTCACGCCTCCTGAGAATGCCGGT ATCTCTTACTTAGGTTGGTGCTGTACGGCTTGGTTGAGCTCAAAATTCAATGGAGACGGCAATTGTCAG TTTTGGGCGTCGTCTGTTCAATTTTACCGAACTCCTGAACACCGTATATTTGTATGGCAACAGCTGGTGAAGCAG CTTGGATCTCATTGGCTCATCATGAGGTATATACTGGATATGTCCCTATGGATTACAGAGAATATCTTAAGAAGATGCCAAA AGATGGACAGTGAGGTGATCATGTTACACTGCAGGCTGCCACGGACTTGGTAG
- the LOC123143526 gene encoding uncharacterized protein isoform X3, whose amino-acid sequence MRWPWSPPGGYWLEGEEVHQQLDQDYMREAMVDDSLPFQCLGAPSSCFTPPENAGISYLGWCCTAWLSSKFNGDGNCQFWASSVQFYRTPEHRIFVWQQLVKQLGSHWLIMRYILDMSLWITENILRRCQKMDSEVIMLHCRLPRT is encoded by the exons ATGCGGTGGCCATG GTCGCCGCCTGGTGGGTACTGGCTCGAAGGTGAAGAGGTACACCAGCAGTTGGATCAAGACTATATGAG GGAAGCCATGGTTGATGATTCCTTGCCTTTCCAGTGCTTGGGCGCACCTAGCAGCTGCTTCACGCCTCCTGAGAATGCCGGT ATCTCTTACTTAGGTTGGTGCTGTACGGCTTGGTTGAGCTCAAAATTCAATGGAGACGGCAATTGTCAG TTTTGGGCGTCGTCTGTTCAATTTTACCGAACTCCTGAACACCGTATATTTGTATGGCAACAGCTGGTGAAGCAG CTTGGATCTCATTGGCTCATCATGAGGTATATACTGGATATGTCCCTATGGATTACAGAGAATATCTTAAGAAGATGCCAAA AGATGGACAGTGAGGTGATCATGTTACACTGCAGGCTGCCACGGACTTG A
- the LOC123143526 gene encoding uncharacterized protein isoform X4: MRWPWSPPGGYWLEGEEVHQQLDQDYMREAMVDDSLPFQCLGAPSSCFTPPENAGISYLGWCCTAWLSSKFNGDGNCQFWASSVQFYRTPEHRIFVWQQLVKQLGSHWLIMRYILDMSLWITENILRRCQNW, translated from the exons ATGCGGTGGCCATG GTCGCCGCCTGGTGGGTACTGGCTCGAAGGTGAAGAGGTACACCAGCAGTTGGATCAAGACTATATGAG GGAAGCCATGGTTGATGATTCCTTGCCTTTCCAGTGCTTGGGCGCACCTAGCAGCTGCTTCACGCCTCCTGAGAATGCCGGT ATCTCTTACTTAGGTTGGTGCTGTACGGCTTGGTTGAGCTCAAAATTCAATGGAGACGGCAATTGTCAG TTTTGGGCGTCGTCTGTTCAATTTTACCGAACTCCTGAACACCGTATATTTGTATGGCAACAGCTGGTGAAGCAG CTTGGATCTCATTGGCTCATCATGAGGTATATACTGGATATGTCCCTATGGATTACAGAGAATATCTTAAGAAGATGCCAAA ATTGGTGA